A window of Streptomyces sp. SAI-127 contains these coding sequences:
- a CDS encoding RidA family protein, translated as MSELTRIPAPAGVAPAAQYSHVVLGRGRFVAISGQVALDEDGELVGEGDAVAQARQVFENLRRCLTAAGADFDDVVKLTYFVTDMAHMPALRAARAEHIPDDRLPAASAVQVAALVRPEFLMEVEAFAVVGE; from the coding sequence ATGAGTGAGCTGACCAGGATTCCCGCCCCCGCCGGGGTCGCCCCCGCGGCCCAGTACTCCCACGTGGTGCTGGGCCGTGGCCGTTTCGTCGCGATCTCGGGCCAGGTGGCCCTCGACGAGGACGGCGAACTCGTCGGCGAGGGCGACGCCGTGGCCCAGGCCCGCCAGGTCTTCGAGAACCTCCGCCGCTGCCTGACCGCCGCCGGCGCGGACTTCGACGACGTCGTCAAGCTCACCTACTTCGTCACGGACATGGCCCACATGCCGGCGCTCCGCGCGGCCCGCGCCGAGCACATACCCGACGACCGGCTGCCGGCGGCCTCGGCCGTGCAGGTGGCGGCGCTGGTGCGGCCGGAGTTCCTGATGGAGGTGGAGGCGTTCGCGGTGGTGGGCGAATAA
- a CDS encoding GNAT family N-acetyltransferase, giving the protein MDDDRLLIRPMVLADCDRVAEIRVRGWQSAYRGLIPQSYLDAMSMARDAERHRTRFAQGDGSVVNLVAERDGEVMGWACHGPYRDGEVRTADAELYAVYVDPRRYGTGIGHALLLEALWNRTALGHDRMYLWVLKDNTRARRFYERAGFEADGTEEPFEADGVPVPEVRYARPLNA; this is encoded by the coding sequence ATGGACGACGACCGACTCCTCATCCGCCCGATGGTCCTCGCCGACTGCGACCGCGTGGCCGAGATCCGCGTCCGCGGCTGGCAGAGCGCGTACCGGGGCCTGATCCCGCAGTCGTACCTCGACGCCATGAGCATGGCGCGGGACGCCGAGCGGCACCGCACCCGCTTCGCGCAGGGGGACGGCAGCGTCGTGAACCTCGTGGCCGAGCGGGACGGCGAGGTCATGGGCTGGGCCTGTCACGGCCCGTACCGGGACGGCGAAGTCCGCACCGCCGACGCCGAGTTGTACGCCGTCTACGTGGACCCGCGGAGATACGGCACCGGCATCGGACACGCCCTGCTGCTGGAGGCCCTGTGGAACCGCACGGCCCTGGGCCACGACCGCATGTACCTGTGGGTCCTCAAGGACAACACCCGCGCGCGCCGCTTCTACGAACGGGCGGGCTTCGAGGCCGACGGCACCGAGGAGCCCTTCGAGGCGGACGGCGTGCCGGTGCCGGAGGTGCGGTACGCCCGGCCGCTCAACGCCTGA
- a CDS encoding adenylosuccinate lyase codes for MDEELRSLTERLRQESGASAAYDRLMATEDLDELAGVLTEPGQPLWARELAAFRLGLAGDRRAFESLVLLLNHRDPPRCAAAAYALARLDDPRTARAAAALATNELRVAYALHPVRLLAELRAPESVPALITTLERRLRPHDPYRRVALACVEGLGTLADTRARSVLNEALAHPALAEAAVRALARIPKQR; via the coding sequence ATGGACGAAGAGTTGCGATCACTCACGGAGCGTTTACGGCAGGAGTCGGGAGCATCGGCCGCCTACGACCGTCTGATGGCGACCGAGGACCTCGACGAGCTGGCCGGGGTGCTCACCGAGCCGGGACAGCCGCTGTGGGCCCGGGAACTCGCCGCGTTCCGGCTCGGCCTGGCCGGGGACCGCCGGGCCTTCGAGTCCCTCGTCCTGCTGCTCAACCACCGGGATCCGCCGCGCTGCGCCGCCGCCGCGTACGCCCTCGCCCGTCTCGACGACCCGCGCACGGCCCGCGCGGCCGCCGCCCTCGCCACGAACGAACTGCGGGTCGCCTACGCGCTGCATCCGGTCCGGCTCCTGGCCGAACTGCGTGCCCCCGAGTCCGTGCCCGCGCTGATCACCACACTGGAACGCCGGCTGCGTCCGCACGACCCCTACCGCCGCGTGGCGCTCGCCTGCGTGGAGGGCCTGGGCACCCTGGCGGACACCCGCGCCAGATCCGTACTGAACGAGGCGCTCGCGCATCCCGCGCTCGCGGAGGCGGCGGTGCGGGCGCTGGCACGGATCCCGAAGCAGCGGTGA